In Arthrobacter citreus, a genomic segment contains:
- a CDS encoding 3'-5' exonuclease: MNSWHELPHAAFDLETTGRDPHTARIVTASVILVNGQGVVLQHHEWLAAVEEDIPDEAAAIHGVSTERARAEGRPAPEVTAEIAGVLGGFFAAGVPVLAFNACYDFTVLNRECERFGLTAPAPAPVIDPYILDKQVDRYRRGKRTLTALTEHYGVGFENAHTSAADVMATLGVARAMAGRYPVLHGDAADLHRAQIGWAGAQAASFQDYLRRKDPAAVVDGAWPTRS; encoded by the coding sequence ATGAACAGCTGGCATGAACTCCCCCACGCGGCCTTTGATCTTGAGACCACCGGCCGTGACCCGCATACCGCGCGCATCGTCACCGCATCCGTCATTCTGGTCAACGGGCAGGGCGTGGTCCTGCAGCACCACGAGTGGCTGGCCGCCGTCGAAGAGGACATCCCCGATGAGGCCGCAGCCATTCACGGTGTCAGCACCGAAAGGGCCCGGGCCGAGGGCCGTCCGGCCCCGGAAGTAACCGCAGAAATCGCCGGGGTGCTCGGCGGTTTCTTTGCGGCAGGCGTCCCGGTCCTGGCGTTCAACGCCTGCTACGACTTCACCGTGTTGAACCGGGAATGCGAACGCTTCGGGCTGACCGCACCGGCGCCGGCACCGGTGATTGATCCCTATATCCTGGACAAGCAGGTGGACCGGTACCGCCGCGGCAAGCGAACGCTGACTGCGCTGACCGAGCACTACGGCGTCGGTTTCGAGAACGCACACACCTCAGCCGCCGATGTGATGGCCACGCTGGGTGTCGCCCGCGCCATGGCCGGACGGTATCCGGTACTGCACGGAGATGCCGCGGACCTGCACCGGGCGCAGATCGGATGGGCCGGCGCGCAGGCCGCCAGCTTCCAGGACTACCTCCGGCGCAAGGATCCGGCGGCAGTGGTGGACGGTGCGTGGCCCACCCGTTCCTGA
- a CDS encoding MGMT family protein, which yields MRDEYVEAVRSVVALIPAGRVLSYGDVAEILHAGGPRQVGAVLSGSGAGLPWWRVIRAGGEPPRCHEKRALDHYRSEGTPLSGKPDDDGGGYRVRIGPARWFPSEGDWTVIESVRAELAGRETGMSAGHDEVEA from the coding sequence ATGCGCGATGAGTATGTCGAAGCCGTCCGTTCAGTGGTTGCGCTGATACCGGCCGGCAGGGTCCTTTCCTACGGGGACGTCGCCGAGATTCTGCACGCCGGCGGTCCCCGCCAGGTTGGCGCCGTGCTGTCCGGCAGCGGTGCGGGGCTTCCCTGGTGGCGCGTGATCAGGGCCGGCGGTGAACCGCCGCGCTGCCACGAAAAGCGCGCCCTGGACCACTACCGCAGCGAGGGAACTCCGCTGTCCGGAAAGCCTGACGACGACGGCGGGGGATACCGGGTGCGGATCGGTCCGGCCCGGTGGTTCCCGTCGGAGGGGGACTGGACCGTGATTGAGAGCGTCCGCGCGGAGCTTGCGGGGCGGGAAACGGGAATGTCGGCGGGACATGATGAAGTAGAGGCATGA
- a CDS encoding ATP-dependent DNA helicase produces the protein MSVKLQLVGPSAGTAEAPQLSPDQQAVVDLPSGSGPVLVLGAPGTGKSTVLVETAVARIDAGLDPSGLLLLAPTRLAAAALRDSLSARLRGTLSTSPARTWASYAFDLIRRAKAEGRLPYITRAPKLLSGAEQDVIIKELLEGHGQQGVPALPWPDSLDLALPTRGFRQEIRQLFDRIIEYGISAERVADLGRRHNRPDWVAAGALYAEYRDVLDIRMPEAFDPAGIITTALEILQSDPEFLAAEQARQQLILVDDLQEANPAIHALLGLLGRGRDTVVTACPDTVVQGFRGARPDLLGKLSDTLGEGLRTFVLSGPHRLTGSVALAWLRTASRISVVGQLPRYRAAVLPAAPQAEADVQEPDVQAPGEREPVAEESGEDAGPAVGRAEAHIVDSPMHELRYIAQRILEAQLLDGRSLEEIAVIVRTGGQLARIQRYLSGQGIDVKVPVAEKAVRDEAAVRPLLEAFAVVLNPDLLTPEAAVSLLTSRIGGASSIELRRLRQSLRREEMRGGGGRTSDALLVEALLDPLSPSGIALAGLSWEARSAQRTSAMLRAGREAAEQPGATAETVLWALWSVSGWSKKWAETALFGGPAGARADRDLDAIMALFQTAERYVDQLPGSTPAQFLDYLTSSELPMDTLAARAQRRDAVELLTPASAAGREWPLVIVAGVQDGVWPNLRLRGELLGSGDLVAAVEHGDGFAKHRSPQSLMHAIRHDELRSFSTAVSRARELLICTAVSSDDEQPSAFLDLVDPLPPQAVKRERTEVLRPLTLRSLVAELRAYTQQAQEKPELAREAVHHLGTMLNHPVRVPGAAPADWWGLAELSTTAPVIPEETPIPVSPSKVDAVMKSPLSWFVSAAGGEQATDFARSLGTLVHQIAQDMPDASGGEYVQELQRRWPTLGMKDNWEGKLDFRRAETMVRKLAAYVITMRQEGRSLVDVERDFAAEVPVEIRGRERTALLRGQIDRLEIDAEGRLFIVDLKTGKSAPKKDDLEKHPQLAAYQEAVREGAVNREAPDPENLAAAPAQPSRPGGAALVQLGTTSKSVAVQQQPPLDPADTTARDMVRTAAELMSDASFETVHDPTRSGFGGHGCRLPEICPLCPEGKQVTE, from the coding sequence ATGAGCGTAAAACTGCAACTGGTTGGACCGTCGGCCGGAACCGCCGAAGCCCCGCAGCTGAGCCCGGACCAGCAGGCCGTGGTGGACCTGCCGTCGGGCAGCGGTCCGGTCCTGGTCCTGGGCGCTCCCGGCACCGGGAAATCGACGGTGCTGGTGGAAACGGCCGTGGCACGGATTGACGCCGGACTTGACCCGTCAGGCCTGCTGCTGCTTGCGCCCACCCGGCTGGCTGCGGCTGCGCTGCGGGACAGCCTCTCCGCCAGGCTCCGCGGCACCCTGAGCACGTCCCCGGCACGCACCTGGGCCTCCTACGCCTTTGACCTGATCCGCCGGGCCAAGGCCGAGGGCCGGCTGCCGTACATAACCCGGGCGCCCAAGCTGCTCTCGGGAGCCGAGCAGGACGTCATCATCAAGGAGCTGCTGGAAGGGCACGGACAGCAGGGCGTACCCGCCCTGCCCTGGCCGGATTCACTGGACCTTGCCCTGCCCACGCGCGGTTTCCGGCAGGAAATCCGGCAGCTCTTCGACCGCATCATCGAATACGGGATTTCCGCGGAACGGGTCGCCGACCTGGGGCGGCGGCACAACCGCCCGGACTGGGTGGCCGCCGGCGCGCTGTACGCGGAGTACCGCGATGTGCTCGACATCCGCATGCCGGAAGCCTTTGACCCGGCCGGCATCATCACCACCGCCCTGGAGATCCTGCAGTCCGACCCGGAGTTCCTGGCGGCGGAACAGGCGCGGCAGCAGCTGATCCTCGTTGATGACCTGCAGGAGGCCAATCCGGCCATCCATGCCCTGCTCGGGCTGCTGGGCCGGGGACGGGACACCGTGGTGACGGCATGCCCGGACACCGTGGTGCAGGGCTTCCGCGGAGCCCGGCCGGACCTGCTGGGCAAGCTCAGCGACACGCTGGGAGAAGGACTGCGGACCTTCGTCCTGTCCGGACCGCACCGGCTGACCGGCTCCGTTGCGCTGGCCTGGCTTCGGACCGCTTCCCGGATCTCCGTCGTCGGGCAGCTTCCGCGCTACCGGGCCGCGGTGCTGCCGGCGGCGCCGCAGGCCGAAGCGGACGTGCAGGAGCCGGACGTGCAGGCGCCGGGCGAGCGGGAACCGGTGGCGGAGGAGAGCGGAGAGGACGCCGGACCCGCCGTCGGCCGGGCAGAGGCGCACATTGTCGATTCGCCCATGCACGAACTGCGCTACATCGCCCAGCGCATCCTCGAAGCCCAGCTGCTGGACGGGCGAAGCCTGGAAGAGATTGCCGTCATCGTGCGCACCGGCGGCCAGCTGGCCCGCATCCAGCGCTACCTCAGCGGGCAGGGAATCGATGTCAAGGTGCCCGTCGCGGAAAAGGCGGTGCGCGATGAAGCCGCGGTGAGGCCGCTGCTGGAGGCGTTCGCCGTCGTCCTGAACCCGGACCTGCTCACCCCCGAGGCGGCGGTGTCGCTGCTGACCTCACGGATCGGCGGGGCCAGCTCGATCGAACTGCGCAGGCTCCGCCAGTCGCTGCGCCGCGAGGAGATGCGCGGCGGGGGCGGTCGCACCAGCGATGCCCTGCTCGTGGAAGCCCTGCTTGATCCGCTGTCGCCCAGCGGGATTGCGCTCGCCGGACTGTCCTGGGAGGCACGCTCGGCCCAGCGCACCTCAGCCATGCTGCGGGCTGGCCGCGAGGCTGCCGAACAGCCCGGCGCCACTGCCGAAACGGTGCTGTGGGCCCTGTGGTCGGTTTCCGGCTGGTCAAAGAAATGGGCCGAAACGGCTCTGTTCGGCGGGCCGGCGGGGGCCAGGGCAGACCGCGACCTGGATGCCATCATGGCCCTGTTTCAAACGGCCGAACGCTACGTGGACCAGTTGCCCGGCTCCACACCGGCGCAGTTCCTGGACTACCTGACCAGTTCCGAGCTGCCGATGGACACCCTCGCCGCCCGCGCGCAGCGCCGGGACGCCGTGGAACTGCTCACTCCGGCCAGCGCCGCCGGCCGGGAATGGCCTCTGGTGATCGTTGCCGGCGTGCAGGACGGTGTCTGGCCCAACCTGCGCCTGCGCGGTGAACTGCTCGGCAGCGGAGACCTGGTTGCCGCCGTCGAACACGGTGACGGATTCGCCAAACACCGCAGCCCGCAGTCGCTGATGCATGCGATCCGGCACGATGAACTGCGTAGCTTCTCCACCGCGGTCTCACGGGCCCGCGAGCTGCTGATCTGCACCGCGGTGTCATCCGACGACGAGCAGCCCTCAGCGTTCCTGGACCTGGTGGATCCGCTGCCCCCGCAGGCCGTGAAGCGCGAACGCACCGAGGTGCTGCGCCCCCTGACCCTGCGGTCCCTGGTGGCGGAACTGCGCGCCTACACGCAGCAGGCGCAGGAGAAGCCTGAACTGGCCCGTGAAGCGGTGCACCATCTGGGCACCATGCTCAACCACCCGGTCCGGGTTCCCGGCGCTGCCCCGGCGGACTGGTGGGGTCTGGCCGAACTGTCCACCACCGCTCCAGTCATTCCGGAGGAGACACCCATACCGGTGTCTCCGTCCAAGGTGGACGCCGTGATGAAGTCGCCGCTGAGCTGGTTCGTTTCCGCCGCCGGCGGGGAGCAGGCCACCGACTTCGCCCGGTCCCTGGGCACCCTGGTGCACCAGATTGCGCAAGATATGCCCGACGCCTCCGGCGGCGAATACGTCCAGGAACTTCAGCGCCGCTGGCCGACACTGGGCATGAAGGACAACTGGGAAGGAAAGCTGGATTTCCGCCGCGCCGAGACCATGGTGCGCAAGCTTGCCGCCTACGTCATCACCATGCGCCAGGAAGGACGTTCCCTGGTCGACGTGGAGCGGGACTTCGCCGCCGAGGTGCCGGTGGAAATCCGGGGACGGGAAAGGACGGCACTGCTGCGCGGGCAGATTGACCGGCTGGAGATCGACGCCGAGGGGCGGCTCTTCATCGTTGACCTCAAGACCGGAAAATCAGCTCCGAAAAAGGACGACCTGGAAAAGCACCCGCAGCTGGCCGCGTATCAGGAGGCG